The sequence below is a genomic window from Streptomyces sudanensis.
ATCCTGATGGGCGTCGCCGGGGTGAAGGAGGGCGTGTCCACCTCGGTGCTGGCCCGCTGGTCGGGCTTCGGCCGCAAGGGCTCCGCCGCCGTCGGCATGCTGGTGGCACTCAGCCTCGCCGGCTGGTTCGGCGTCCAGAACGGCGTCTTCGCCCGGGGCATGCACGACCTCGCCGGCGGAGTCCCCGAATGGGCCTGGGCGGTGGCGGGCGGCGCGGCGGTCACCGCCATCTCGGTCCACGGCTTCAAGGTCATGGCGTGGACGGCCTACCTGACCGTGCCGGCGTTCCTGATCCTGGCCGGCTGGTCGGTGGCCGAGACGCTGGTCGGCCACCCGCTGGACGAGCTGCTGACCGGGGCGCCCCCCGGCCCGGTCCTCACCCTGGCCGAGGGCACCACGCTGGTGGCAGGCGCGTTCATCCTGGGCGCGCTGATGACCCCGGACATGACGCGCTTCAACCGCCGCCCCTCCGACGTCGTCAAGCAGACCCTGCTCGGGGTGACGCTGGGCGAGTACCTGATCGGGCTCACCGCGGTGATGCTCGGGCACGCAGCCCGCACCGCCGACATCGTCGGCATCATCACCACCTCCTCCGGCCTCCTCGGCACCCTGATCCTGGCCACGTCGATCCTCAAGATCAACGACTGGAACCTGTACTCGTCCGCGCTGGCCACGGTCAACAGCGTCGACGTCCTCTTCGGCCGCCGCGTCGGCCGGCGGGGCGTCACCCTGGTGATCGGCACGGTGGGGACCGTCCTGTCCGCCGCCGGCATCGCCGACGACTTCACCGGCTTCCTGGAGACCATCGGGGTGCTCGCCCCGCCGGTGGCCGGGATCATCATCGCCGAGTACTACGTGGTGCGCCGGTACCGCGCCGACCTGGAACGGGCCCGCCGCACGGGCCGGGAGCCCGACATCCCGAACTGGCTGCCCCTGTCGCTGGTCTGCTGGGCCGCCGGGACGCTGGCCGGCGTGTACCTGGACGCCGGGATCCCCGCCATCAACGCCGTCGTGGCCGCCTTCGCCCTCTACGCGCTGGCCGGCCGGGCGATGGAGGCCCGGCGCCGCACCCCCGCCCCAAAGACCCCCCTGCCGGCCGAACGGCAGGACGAGGACCGGAGGCCGACGTGCTACCCCTGATCGAACGGGACGAACTGAAAGCCGAGATGGACGCCGGGAAGGTCGTCGTGGTCGACACGATGCCGACCGCCTACTACGAACGCGAGCACCTGCCCGGCGCGGTGAACATTCCGGGGTTCCCCTACGAGGAGGCGGCGCGCTTCACCGACGAACTCGCGCCCACCGTACTCCCGGACCGCACCGCCCCCATAGTCGTGTACTGCGCGAACGTGCCGTGCCGCAACAGCGAACTCGTCGGCGCGCGCCTGGTGTCGCTCGGTTACACGGACGTGCGCAAGTACCGCGAGGGGATCGAGGACTGGGTGGCCCACGGCCTGCCGACGCAGACCGCCGCGGGCTGAACGACACCCGGCGCACTNCCCCGNCCCCCGCACGCGCACGACCATCCCCAACCCCCACGGAAGGAAAACGATCATGTATCGCAAACTGGCTGTGGCCGCCACGGCCGTCGCCATGCTCCTCGGCGGCACCGCCGCCACCGCCGTCGCCGCCCCGGCGGCGCCGGCGGCCGAGGCACCCGCCGCGGCGACGATCCCCAACGTCGTCGACGTCACCTCGGCCAACTACGCGCAGGTCATGCAGTGGTCGTACACCAAGCCGGTGGTGCTCGACTTCACCGCCAGCTGGTGTTACTGGTGCCAGAAGCAGAAGCCGTACCTCCAGCAGTACAACACCGCCGACAACGGCGCCTGGGTGTGGGCGAAGGTCGACGTCGACAGGAACCGGGACCTGTACAACAAGTACGCGGTCCGCGGCATCCCGGCCCTGCTCAACATCCAGAACGGCAAGGAGGCCGGCAGCCGCATGGTGGGCTTCGACGGCCCGACCTCGCTGCGGAACTGGCTGAACAACCTGTAAGGGCCACCCGTGCCGCCGCCGCTCCCCGCGGCGGCGGCACGTCCGCCCCGGGCGCCGCCCCCGTGGATCCCCNGCCGAACACCCCGCACGCACCACCGGCGCGCCGCGCACCCGCGGCACACCCGCAAGCCCCCCGTCCCCTGCCGCCGCGACACGCGGCGGCCCCTCGTGAGAACACCGGCGAAAGGCCCATCCCCCCATGAAGAAGTCCCTGTTGAGGAGCGCGACGGCGGCCGTGGCGGCCGGCGTGGCCCTTCCCGTCCTGATCGCCGGCCCGGCCTCCTCGGCCGCCCCGGCCGACCGGCCCTCGTCCGCCTCCGCCTCCACCACCGGCGTGTACGTCATCGAGATCAACAGCACCGAGGCGACCAAGGAGGCGGTCACCCGGCGGGCGAACGAGGTGATCGCCACCAACGGCGGCACGCTGCGGCGGGTGTACCACGCCGCCTCCCAGGCGTTCTCCGTGTCGCTCACCCCGGAGCAGGTGACCTCCTACTACAAGGACACCCGCGTCGACTCGATCACCAGCGACCGCGTCTACCGCGTCGCCGGGAAGCAGCAGGCCGTCCGGAAGCTGGACGCCGGGGCGACGGGAGTGGCGGCCCTCGGCGGCGGCGTCCAGACGTCACCGCCCTCGTGGGGCCTGGACCGCGTGGACCAGCGCGACCTGCCCCTGAACAACACCTACAAGTTCTCCAGCACCGGTGCGGGCGTGGACGCCTACATCGTCGACACCGGTGTGCGGGTCGGCCACCAGGAGTTCATGGGAGGCCGGGCCCAGGGCGTGTACGACGCCATCAGGCAGGCCCCCGGCGGCGCCGGCGACTGCAACGGCCACGGCACCGCCTCCGCGGCCACCGCCGCCGGACTGTGGAGCGGTGTCGCCAAGGGCGCCACCGTGAAGTCGGTGCGCGCCTTCGGCTGCGACGGCACCGGCACGCTGGAGCACATCATGTCCGCGGTCGACTGGATCACCGCCAACGCCGACGGCCCCTCCGTCGTCAACCTGGGCTTCTCCGGCGAGCCGGGCTCGGTGCTCGACCTCCAGCTCTACCAGATGACCGAGAAGGGCATCGCGTACACCGCCGCCGCGGGCAACGGCGACAGCTCGGGCAACGGCATCGAGTCCTGCGAGACGACCCCCGCCCGGCAGACCACCGCCATCACCGTCGCCGCCACCGACCGCAGCGACCGGCGGCCGGCCTGGTCCAACTACGGCTACTGCGTCCACCTGTTCGCGCCCGGCACCGACATCACCACCGCCGGCGCGCTGAGCAACAGCTCCTACGTCAGGCTCACCGGCACTTCCGCGGCCACCGCCGAGGTCACCGGCGCGGCGGCCCTCTACCTGGCCGCCCACCCCGAGGCCACGCCGGTCGAGCTGGACGAGGCGCTCATCGCCGCCGCCACCAAGGACCGCGTGCTGGACGCGGGCACGGACTCCCGGAACCTGCTGCTGTACACCGGCCCGACCGGCGGTACGGGGGGACGGGCCGACCGGTGAGCGGCGACATCCGCGACGTCGTCGTCATCGGCTCCGGCCCCGCCGGCTACACCGCCGCCCTCTACACCGCCC
It includes:
- a CDS encoding purine-cytosine permease family protein, which translates into the protein MGSADAGRGGAAPPEDAGAAARSAGNEALDDYSLTPVPEEARHSWFSVAVQRFGQVSSFQQFMVGAVLGYGMTFTDAVIAITVGSVMLEVVTILMGVAGVKEGVSTSVLARWSGFGRKGSAAVGMLVALSLAGWFGVQNGVFARGMHDLAGGVPEWAWAVAGGAAVTAISVHGFKVMAWTAYLTVPAFLILAGWSVAETLVGHPLDELLTGAPPGPVLTLAEGTTLVAGAFILGALMTPDMTRFNRRPSDVVKQTLLGVTLGEYLIGLTAVMLGHAARTADIVGIITTSSGLLGTLILATSILKINDWNLYSSALATVNSVDVLFGRRVGRRGVTLVIGTVGTVLSAAGIADDFTGFLETIGVLAPPVAGIIIAEYYVVRRYRADLERARRTGREPDIPNWLPLSLVCWAAGTLAGVYLDAGIPAINAVVAAFALYALAGRAMEARRRTPAPKTPLPAERQDEDRRPTCYP
- a CDS encoding rhodanese-like domain-containing protein — encoded protein: MLPLIERDELKAEMDAGKVVVVDTMPTAYYEREHLPGAVNIPGFPYEEAARFTDELAPTVLPDRTAPIVVYCANVPCRNSELVGARLVSLGYTDVRKYREGIEDWVAHGLPTQTAAG
- a CDS encoding thioredoxin family protein, which encodes MYRKLAVAATAVAMLLGGTAATAVAAPAAPAAEAPAAATIPNVVDVTSANYAQVMQWSYTKPVVLDFTASWCYWCQKQKPYLQQYNTADNGAWVWAKVDVDRNRDLYNKYAVRGIPALLNIQNGKEAGSRMVGFDGPTSLRNWLNNL
- a CDS encoding S8 family peptidase, with protein sequence MKKSLLRSATAAVAAGVALPVLIAGPASSAAPADRPSSASASTTGVYVIEINSTEATKEAVTRRANEVIATNGGTLRRVYHAASQAFSVSLTPEQVTSYYKDTRVDSITSDRVYRVAGKQQAVRKLDAGATGVAALGGGVQTSPPSWGLDRVDQRDLPLNNTYKFSSTGAGVDAYIVDTGVRVGHQEFMGGRAQGVYDAIRQAPGGAGDCNGHGTASAATAAGLWSGVAKGATVKSVRAFGCDGTGTLEHIMSAVDWITANADGPSVVNLGFSGEPGSVLDLQLYQMTEKGIAYTAAAGNGDSSGNGIESCETTPARQTTAITVAATDRSDRRPAWSNYGYCVHLFAPGTDITTAGALSNSSYVRLTGTSAATAEVTGAAALYLAAHPEATPVELDEALIAAATKDRVLDAGTDSRNLLLYTGPTGGTGGRADR